A portion of the Pseudomonas koreensis genome contains these proteins:
- a CDS encoding M4 family metallopeptidase: MTDSRLLRSFIPPYILNRIIAHGSEPQRSAAMQTLNHVRSLLPNPGRPSQPPARAILPEATKPGLARRSVHDAQNKMLLPGMPVRLEGQPASGDPAVDEAYDALGASYDFFWKVLGRDSIDNQGFALIGSVHYGQGYENAFWNGAQMVFGDGDGEIFQRFTRSLDVIGHELAHGVTESEAGLIYANQSGALNESLSDVFGVLTKQYTLGQTAEQADWLIGADLLMPKIQGKGLRSMSHPGTAYDDPLLGKDPQPDHMRKFVITSEDNGGVHINSGIPNRAFYLAARAFGGFAWEKAGKIWYDTLCDDRLSQEATFDAFAKLTIDHAAQRFGTEAADAVQRAWAQVGIE; this comes from the coding sequence ATGACCGACTCTCGATTGCTGCGCAGCTTTATTCCGCCCTACATCCTCAACCGCATCATTGCCCACGGTTCGGAGCCGCAGCGTAGCGCCGCGATGCAGACGCTCAACCATGTACGCAGCTTGCTACCCAACCCCGGCCGCCCTTCGCAGCCGCCGGCGCGGGCGATTCTGCCGGAGGCGACCAAGCCAGGCCTGGCCCGACGCAGCGTGCATGATGCGCAGAACAAAATGCTCTTGCCGGGGATGCCGGTGCGCCTCGAGGGCCAGCCGGCGTCGGGCGATCCGGCGGTCGATGAGGCCTACGATGCGCTGGGCGCCAGCTATGATTTCTTCTGGAAAGTGCTCGGTCGCGACTCGATCGACAATCAGGGATTCGCCCTGATCGGCAGCGTGCATTACGGCCAGGGCTACGAAAACGCATTCTGGAACGGCGCGCAGATGGTCTTTGGGGACGGCGATGGCGAAATTTTCCAGCGCTTCACCCGCTCGCTCGACGTCATCGGCCATGAACTGGCCCACGGCGTCACCGAAAGCGAGGCCGGGCTGATTTATGCCAACCAGTCCGGCGCGCTGAACGAGTCGCTCTCGGACGTGTTCGGTGTGCTGACCAAGCAATACACCCTCGGGCAAACCGCCGAGCAGGCCGACTGGTTGATCGGCGCCGACCTGCTGATGCCGAAGATCCAGGGCAAGGGCCTGCGCTCGATGTCGCACCCGGGCACGGCGTATGACGACCCATTGCTGGGCAAGGACCCGCAACCGGATCACATGCGCAAGTTCGTCATCACCAGCGAAGACAATGGTGGCGTGCACATCAATTCCGGCATTCCCAACCGTGCGTTTTATCTGGCAGCCCGGGCGTTTGGTGGCTTTGCCTGGGAAAAGGCCGGGAAGATCTGGTATGACACACTGTGCGATGACCGCTTGAGCCAAGAGGCAACGTTCGACGCGTTCGCAAAATTGACCATCGACCACGCCGCCCAGCGCTTTGGCACCGAAGCAGCCGACGCAGTGCAGCGAGCCTGGGCACAGGTCGGCATCGAATAA
- a CDS encoding protealysin inhibitor emfourin produces MKTLPELDDDSVLRVSRQGGVAATHSLSRPREIEFAQCDISQRSRICSVLEGCLPLDSSESGRGDQRFYQIEVRYQSGEMVLKVPEDRAPGELVSLWDTGELL; encoded by the coding sequence ATGAAAACGCTACCCGAGCTGGATGACGACTCCGTTTTGCGCGTATCTCGCCAGGGTGGCGTTGCAGCGACTCACAGCCTGAGCCGCCCACGGGAAATCGAATTCGCGCAATGTGATATCAGTCAGCGCTCAAGGATCTGCTCAGTGCTCGAGGGCTGCCTGCCTTTGGACAGCAGCGAATCGGGCCGTGGGGATCAGCGCTTCTATCAGATTGAAGTGCGCTATCAGTCCGGGGAAATGGTGTTGAAGGTGCCGGAGGACCGGGCGCCTGGGGAGTTGGTGAGTCTGTGGGACACGGGAGAGCTGCTCTGA
- a CDS encoding RcnB family protein, which yields MNSKTLIASLALVAGIAGITPIVQAAQTSSEPAVQSPTSDRQLKVNDRAPEMYQREDKALKNWKAKGLKAPIEQAQWVQINDKYVMVMITNGTIVEMQPVER from the coding sequence ATGAACAGCAAAACCCTAATCGCCAGTCTGGCCCTCGTTGCCGGTATTGCCGGTATCACGCCCATTGTTCAAGCGGCGCAAACCTCCAGCGAACCCGCCGTGCAATCGCCGACCAGCGACCGCCAGCTGAAGGTCAACGACCGCGCGCCGGAAATGTACCAGCGCGAGGACAAGGCTTTGAAGAACTGGAAAGCCAAAGGTCTGAAAGCACCGATCGAACAGGCTCAGTGGGTGCAGATCAATGACAAGTACGTGATGGTGATGATCACCAACGGCACGATTGTCGAGATGCAGCCGGTCGAGCGATAG
- a CDS encoding LemA family protein has protein sequence MNSTLIILLVVAGLLALYAIQLFNRLVARRNQINNAFAQLEVQLKRRYDLIPNLVATAKGYMAHERETLEAVIAARNHAVAGLQAAQAQPGNAQNIVQLGQADSALSSAMGRLNVTVEAYPDLKASQNMQQLSEELSSTENKVSFARQAYNDAVMSYNTLKQSFPAVVFAPLFGHAADASLLTFADSAAIQLAPQVSF, from the coding sequence GTGAACAGCACTCTCATCATCCTTTTGGTCGTTGCCGGCCTCCTCGCCCTCTACGCCATCCAGCTCTTCAACCGCCTCGTTGCCCGCCGCAATCAAATCAACAATGCGTTTGCGCAACTCGAGGTGCAGCTCAAACGTCGCTACGACCTGATCCCCAATCTGGTGGCAACCGCCAAGGGCTATATGGCTCATGAGCGTGAGACGTTGGAAGCAGTGATCGCAGCGCGCAACCACGCGGTTGCAGGCCTGCAGGCAGCTCAGGCGCAGCCGGGCAATGCCCAGAACATCGTCCAGCTCGGGCAGGCGGACAGCGCACTGAGCAGTGCGATGGGCCGGTTGAACGTGACGGTCGAAGCCTATCCGGATCTCAAGGCTTCGCAAAACATGCAGCAATTGAGCGAAGAGCTGAGCAGCACCGAGAACAAAGTCAGCTTTGCTCGCCAGGCTTACAACGATGCGGTGATGAGCTACAACACCCTCAAACAGAGCTTTCCGGCTGTCGTGTTCGCCCCGCTGTTCGGCCATGCTGCCGACGCGTCGCTGCTGACATTCGCCGACAGCGCGGCGATTCAGCTAGCGCCACAGGTTTCGTTCTGA